In a genomic window of Raphanus sativus cultivar WK10039 unplaced genomic scaffold, ASM80110v3 Scaffold2515, whole genome shotgun sequence:
- the LOC108824207 gene encoding uncharacterized protein LOC108824207 — MLFVQRMFQEHIIRRGRRYIRRLNSWLLHSTMQSYWDEIEIFKNKVFDKLTAKDEKVLEIGIGTGPNMRYFAARNVNVNLIGLDPNPKMNRYARKAAVRSGLNPKNFRFMQGVGEAIPLGDGSVDAVVATLVLCTVSDVTQTLIEIKRVLRPGGSFIFLEHVAAEDGSLFRRLQKLLDPLQQILADGCHLTRNTRECILEAGFSGGAEIETVSMYSFPWITRPHIYGVAYK; from the exons ATGCTTTTTGTTCAAAG GATGTTTCAGGAGCACATCATCCGCAGAGGCCGGAGGTATATTAGGAGGCTTAACTCTTGGCTTTTGCACTCCACGATGCAGTCTTATTGGGATGAG ATTGAAATTTTCAAGAATAAGGTGTTTGATAAACTGACTGCAAAAGATGAGAAGGTGTTGGAGATTGGTATTGGGACAGGTCCTAATATGAGATATTTCGCAGCTCGTAATGTGAATGTAAACCTTATTGGGTTGGATCCTAACCCTAAAATGAATAGGTATGCACGCAAAGCCGCTGTGAGATCAGGATTGAATCCCAAAAACTTCAGATTCATGCAAGGA GTAGGAGAGGCTATACCATTAGGCGATGGTTCTGTGGATGCAGTCGTTGCAACACTTGTTCTATGTACTGTCTCTGATGTCACTCAAACACTCATTG AAATCAAACGAGTGCTGAGACCAGGAGGGAGTTTCATCTTCTTAGAACATGTTGCAGCAGAAG ATGGTTCTCTCTTCAGGCGTTTGCAGAAACTGTTGGATCCATTGCAGCAGATATTAGCAGATGGATGCCATTTGACAAGAAACACGAGAGAGTGCATCTTGGAAGCTGGTTTCAGCGGTGGTGCTGAAATAGAGACGGTGTCAATGTATAGTTTCCCGTGGATAACAAGACCACATATATATGGAGTAGCTTACAAGTAA